A window of Pectobacterium carotovorum genomic DNA:
CGTTGGTATTCAGATCGCGGAAACGCACCCGACTATTCATGGTGACGACATGTGAGGGAATCGATGCCGAAGGCAGAATGTCTGCCCGATCCAGCTCCTCATTCAACGCCTGTGCGATATCGCTGTCCGCAAAGGCGGGCTGCTCCAATAACATATCCAGACGTTCTGCATCCAATTCACTGATTGTCAGGTTAGGTTTCGTCATACTCCTCTCCAGTTGGTATTTTCAGATGATATAAAAATAACCCCCCGCGCCCAAAGGAGCAGGGGGTATAAGAAAATATTATGATTTATATAGGTAGATAGTAGGAGGTTCGGAAGGGAAAGTGAAGCGATGCTTGTCACGAAGGCTGGCAGATAGCCTGCTAAGGAAATGCTAGTCCTCGTCGAACCCGGCTTCAAACAGCCCGATGACGGCGGCAAGCGCCTGTTCTTCATCCGGGCCAGTGGCTTCCACCTCAATGAGACGCCCTTTGGCCGAGTCCAGCATCAGCATGGCAATCACGCTGCTGGCTTCGGCTTCGGTGCCGCTGTCATTACGCAGTATTACTTCTGCATCAAAGCTCTGTACCAGCTCGAACAATTTCATGGCTGGGCGAGCGTGCATGCCCAGCTTGTTTTTGATTTCAACCGTTTGCCGGACTGTCATAGGTTACCTGGCTGTACTGGTTTGCCGACTATCACGAGGGTTTACGTTTTTCCAGCGTACGGTGGCGTGACTGTACGTTCTTACCGCGTGAGCGGAAGTAGTCTGCCAGCTGTTCAGCAACGTAGACGGAACGGTGTTTACCGCCGGTACAGCCAATCGCAACGGTCAGGTAGCTGCGGTTATTGGTTTCCAGCATCGGCAGCCACAGTTCCAGATAGCTGCGAGTCTGGTAGATGAAGTTGTGAACTTCGGTATGCCTGTCGAGGAAAGACGCAACGGGCTTATCCAGACCGGTCATCGGGCGCAGTTTCGGATCCCAGTGCGGGTTCGGCAGGAAGCGAACGTCAAAGACGTAATCCGCATCGATAGGGATACCGTGCTTGAAGCCGAACGATTCGAACACCATCGTGAGCTCGCGTTCTCGCTTGCCGAGCAGCCGAGTACGCAGCATTTCGGCCAGCTCATGTACCGACATCTCTGAGGTGTCGATAATCAGATCGGCACGTGAACGCAGCGGCTCCAGTAGGTCGCTTTCTTCATCAATGGCGCTTTCCAGTGACAGATTCTTGCTGGAGAGCGGGTGAAGGCGACGGGTATCGCTGTAGCGACGAATCAGCGTATTGCGATCGGCATCCAGAAACAGCAGTTGAGGCGAGAAGCTGGGTGGCAGTTGCTCCATGGCATGCTCGAAGATCTCTGGGGATTCCGGCATATTGCGCACGTCAATGCTGACTGCTGCGGAAATGTTACGTGCCGCAAGCGTATTAGCCAGTTCTGGCAGTAGAACCACTGGCAGGTTATCTACGCAGTAGAACCCCATATCTTCCAGTGCGCGCAGGGCGACAGATTTCCCTGAACCTGAGCGACCACTGACAATCATCAGCACCATCTGACGACTCCCCTCTGGCAACGTGATGGCGAATTTTCATTGCCACTGTTTTTATAAAGTGATGTATAGCTAAAAAAATGACGGCTTAGCGCATGGATTGCAAGCATTCTCTGAACCCACTGCGAATTGCCTGCCATCGTGAGCATGATGGTCATCCGGTTTAATCGGCTTCCATCATAATCTGGTACAGCTCTTCATCGCTTTGCGCCGCACGCAGGCGTCGGCAAACCGTTTTATCTGCCAGCCGCTTGGCAACAAGCGACAGGGTATGCAAATGGGTTTTACATTGTTCCGCTGGAACCAGCAAGGCAAAAAGCAGATCAACGGCCTGATTATCAATGGCATCGAAAGCGATCGGTTGCTCTAACTGGATGAAAACACCGATGGCGCCCAGCGCATTATCGTCTTCCAGCTTACCATGAGGAATGGCAATGCCGCCGCCGATTCCCGTGCTGCCCATCCGCTCTCGGGTCAGGATGGCATCAAAGATAATCTGCGAAGGAATGTTAAGCTGCTTGGCGGCGAGCTCACTGATAATTTCCAATGCCCGTTTCTTACTCTGGCAGTGGACGGTGCTTCGGGTGCACTCAGGACGTAATACGGTGCTGAGCTGCAATACGGGATCGAGGTTCATTTTATTTTCACTTAACGACGCTTTCACTTCTGGTGATCCCGACCCACCCGATGGATGGGTCGAGTTTGTCCCTTTGCCAAACGGCAAAGAAGAAAATTAGTGCTGCTTAAGTTTATCTTTGTGCTTATTAAGCTGTCTCGCCAGCTTATCAATCAATAAATCTATCGCGGCGTACATATCTTCCGCTTCTGAAGTCGCATGCAGCTCGCCACCATTAACGTGGAGCGTGGCCTCGGCAATTTGCTGAACTTTCTCCACTCTCAATACCACATTGACCTGATTAATCCGGTCAAAATACTGCTCTAATTTGGCAAACTTGCCATTGACAAAATCACGCAGCGGTTCAGTGATCTCGATGTGGTGTCCGGTAATGTTGAGCTGCATAGCGTCTTCCTTCTCTGTTGAGATCAAATCAGTTGTTTACGCTGATTTGATGGTGGGATAGATAAAGACTCTCGGTATTTTGCCACGGTACGGCGTGCCACGATGATGCCCTGATCGGAGAGCAGTGCCGTAAGCTTGCTATCGCTCAGTGGCTTCACGGGGTTTTCCGCCGCAATAAGCTTCTTCACCAACGCGCGGATTGCCGTTGATGACGCTTCTCCGCCACTATCCGTATTAACGTGGCTGGAGAAGAAATATTTTAGCTCAAAAATGCCGCGCGGGCTGTGCAGGAACTTTTGTGTCGTCACGCGTGAGATAGTGGATTCATGCATATCCACCGCTTGAGCGATGTCTGCCAGTACCATGGGCTTCATGAATTCCTCGCCCTGCTCGAAGAAATCCTGTTGCTGTTCGACGATGCTGCGGGTGACTTTCAGCAACGTGTCGTTGCGACTTTCCAGGCTTTTGATGAGCCAGCGTGCTTCTTGCAGATTGCTGCGGATAAATTGTCCGTCGCTGTCGTTGCGTGCGCTGTTACCCAGCGCAGCATACTGCTGGTTAATCTGCAAACGGGGAACGCTGTCGGTGTTCAGTTCGACGACCCAGACTCCCTGAACTTTACGTATCAGTACGTCAGGAATCACGTATTCGGATTCGCCAGTGTTGATCGACTGTCCTGGACGGGGATCGAGCGATTGGATCAACGCCAGTGCTTCTTTCAGCACTTCTTCTTTCAGGCGCGTGATGCGGATCAGGCTGCGGAAATCATGGTTGGCTAACAGATCGAGATGATCGCTGACGATCAGGCGAGCTTCGGTCAGGCGTGGTGTGTCGTCGGCGAACTGGGAAAGCTGCACCAGCAGACAATCACGCAGGTCGCGGGCGGCGACGCCAACGGGATCGAAGCGCTGCACGCGTTTGAGTACGGCTTCAACTTCTTCCAGCGTCACGTCGTCGTCACCGATGCTCTCAAGAATGTCTTGTAGCGGTACGGTCAGGTAACCGGTGTTGTCCACCGCATCAACGATAGAGGTCGCGATAGCCGCGTCGGTGTCGGAAAACGGCGTCAGCTCAACCTGCCACATCAGGTAATCCTGAAGCGTTTGCGTAGTTTCGCCTTGATAAATCGGCAGTTCTTCATCGCGATAGTCGGTGCCGGTACCTGACGGCGTGCCTGCGGAGTAGATTTCATCCCAGGTGGCATCAAGCGGCAATTCTTCCGGCATATCCCTTTGTTCAAGGGCTTCACCGGTATCCAGTGAATCGCTGTCTACCTTTTCAAATGACTCGATTTCGTCGTGCTGATCCGTTTGTTCAAGCAACGGATTACTTTCTAACGCCAGTTGAATCTCCTGTTGCAATTCAAGCGTGGACAGTTGCAACAGGCGGATCGCCTGTTGGAGCTGTGGAGTCATGGCCAGTTGCTGGCTAAGCCTGAGTTGCAAACCTTGCTTCATAAATCGCGCTAACGTCCCATAAGTACTGCAAAGATAAAATATTACCCTATCAGAGTCGGAAGCCTTCGCCCAGATACACGCGTTTTACCTGTTCATCGGCCAGAATATCGGTCGGTGAACCGTGGGCGATCAGGTTGCCCTGACTCACGATGTAGGCTCGTTCACAGACATCAAGCGTTTCACGGACGTTATGATCGGTAATCAACACGCCAAGCCCGCTGTCACGCAGATGCTCAATGATTTTTTTAATATCCAGTACGGAGATCGGGTCTACGCCCGCAAACGGTTCATCCAGCAGGATGAACTTCGGATTCGCTGCCAGCGCACGCGCAATCTCTACGCGGCGTCTTTCCCCACCGGACAGCGATTGTCCCAGACTATCGCGCAAATGAATAATATGGAATTCTTCCATTAGCTCATTGGCACGATCTTCCTGCTGTTCGGTCGTCAGATCTTTACGGATCTGTAACACCGCCATCAGATTGTCATAAACGCTTAAGCGGCGGAAGATAGAGGCTTCCTGCGGGAGATAGCCGATGCCGCGCAGCGCACGTTCGTGCAAAGGAAGCAGGCTGATGTCATCGTCGTCAATGACGATGCGTCCTTCATCACGCGGGACGATGCCCACCACCATGTAGAACGTTGTCGTTTTGCCGGCACCGTTCGGCCCGAGTAGGCCGACGATTTCACCAGAATTCACGGTGAGGCTGACGTTTTCCACGACCTTACGGCCTTTGTACGCCTTGGCTAGATTTTCTGCGGTTAATGTTGCCATAACTTATTCAGTGACCCGTGGTTGCGGTTGCTGAGAACGAGAAGGCTGGCTTTTGTTCTCTTTCTCCTGAAGCTGAGAAGGGACCAACACCGTTGTCACGCGTTTTCCTTTGTCGCTGGTCGCTTCCATCTGCTGCTGTTTCACCAGATAAGTGATGCGATCGCCTTTGACATTGCTGTCCTGCTGTTCCAGATAGGCATTGCCTGTCAGCACCAGAAAGTCAGTGGCCAGCTCGTAGCGGATTTTCTGCGCGTGACCTTTTACCGGCTTGCCGTTGTCCTGCATCTGGTAGAACGTCACGGGGTTGCCGTAACCTTCCACCACTTCACTGCCTTGCGTGCCCTGTGGACGCGTCACGACGACCTTGTCGGCTTTTACTTCAATCGTCCCTTGCTTCACGACAACATTACCAGTGAACGTCACCGTGTTGCCCTGCATGTCCAGAGATTGCTGTGCTGAATCTATGCGAATAGGTTGGTTGCTATCGCCGGTAACGGCAAAGGCGGAAATGCTGACGGCGAACAGCGAGCTGGCGATCAGGGTGTTACGCATGAGATTATTGGTTTTGGATTTCATAAGAGGTTTTTACCTTTTCGATCAACTCGGCCGTTTTGTTACGCAGATTCCCGCGCATTTTCATTCCGCTTGAGGTAAAGCTGGCACCGTACAGGGTGACTTCATCATCGGAAGAGACGTCCTGTGTGACCAGATTCACCTGGGCATTATTCGTTGTGATGCGCTGAAGCTGTGTGTCTTTCGCTAGGCTATTCACCTCAACGTTGCCGTACAGATAGAGCATCTTGTCTTTTGTCAGCTTGGCGCGATCGGCGCGGACTGACCAGGTTGCCGTGCCCTGTTCATTGAACAGCGTGGCAACGGGAGTCGTAAACCAGCTCAATTGCTCGTCGTTGAAATACTCCGCTTTTTCCGAAATCAGTCTGTAGCTCAGCTTACCCGCAGGGCTGTATACCTGCGTGTTGGTCTTTTCGCTGGTATAAACCGGCACGGCGGGGTCGTTTGCATCCGGTGCTGTTACCGTGTCGTCATCCGCAATATTCCAGCCGATGAGGATAAGCACCAACAGGGCCAGAAAAGCGGTGAGCCAACGCTTGGTTTTACTCATATTGACAACCCTTTGGCATGCTCCAGCTTGTCCTGCGAGAACAGAATCAAATCACACAGCTCACGTACTGCGCCACGGCCTCCCGCAATGCGGGTAACATAATCCGCGCGTGGTAACAACAGCGGGTGGGCGTCTGCCACGGCAACGCTCAACCCGACCTGTGCCATCACTGGCCAGTCGATCATATCGTCGCCGATATACGCAACCTGATTTGCCGTTACTGACAGTTTATCCAACAGATCGTTGAAGGCCAAAACCTTATCCGATTGCCCCTGATAAAGATGGTCAATACCCAGCGTTTTACACCGATCTTCCAGCAGTTTTGCTGAACGTCCGGTAATAATGGCGACTTCAATGCCGGACGTCAGCAAGCAGCGAATACCATAACCGTCACGGACGTTAAACGCTTTCAGCTCTTCGCCGTGGTTGCCCATGTAAATCAGACCATCGGACATCACGCCGTCAACGTCGCAGATTAGCAGGCGGACTTCACGGGCTTTATCCAGTACCTGTTGGTCGACAGGCCCATAGCAGGTATCGGTTTGCGCCCTGACTTCACTCATTCACAATTATCCTTTCTTTTTAAACCACACCAGCCCGCAGCATATCGTGCATATGGACAATACCGACCAAACGATCGTTTTCTGCCACTAGCACTGAGGTGATGTGGCGCGACTGCATCAGGTTAAGTGCATCTACCGCCAGCGTTTGCGGGGCGACCCGTATGCCGCCCGCGGTCATCACATCAGCAATGCGTGCGCTGTTCAAGTCAATATTCATGTCGAAGATGCGGCGCAAGTCACCATCGGTAAAGATGCCCTGAATTTTCATATCCGCTTCGCAGATTACCGTCATACCCAGATTTTTGCGCGTAATTTCCACCAGAGCATCACGGAGTGAAGCATCGTATGGGACATGGGGAATCTCGTCGCCCGAATGCATGATATCGCTAACGCGCAGTAAAAGTTTGCGGCCAAGTGCGCCACCGGGGTGAGAAAGGGCGAAATCTTCTGCGGTAAAGCCGCGCGCCTGTAACAAGGCCACGGCCAGCGCGTCGCCCATGACCAGCGTCGCGGTGGTGCTGGTGGTGGGCGCCAGGCCGAGCGGGCAGGCTTCCTGTGGAACATGAACACACAGGTGAATATCCGCTGTTTTCCCCATCGTACTTTCCGGTGCGCTGGTCATGCAGATCAGGAACACTTTCTGGCGTTTCAGAACGGGAATCAGCGACAGAATTTCATGCGATTCACCAGAATTAGAAATGGCGATCACGACATCGTGCGGTGTCACCATACCGAGGTCACCGTGGCTAGCTTCGCCGGGGTGAACAAAAAAAGCAGGCGTGCCGGTGCTGGCGAAAGTTGCGGCGATCTTGCAGCCGATGTGGCCAGATTTGCCCATTCCCATCACCACTACTTTACCCTGACAGTGGAATATCTTTTTACAGGCGAGGGTAAAGTTGTCGTCAATGTACTGATCTAATTGTGCAAGCCCATCGCGTTCGATACTCAGTACCTGCTTGCCTGCCTGCTGGAAATCAAAATCGGCGGGTAGTTCATGAGCCTTTTGTCGCGTGTGATCGGCTTGTGGTGCGTGATCGGCTTGTGGTGCATGATCGGATAGTGCACGGTCAGACTGCTGTTTGAGATGAGCATCTTGTTCAAACTGTGACATACCAATAGTCCTGATTATGATGAAAAACGGAATAGCTTCTTATGAAAAACAAAACTTCTTATGAAAAGCAAAATAGGGTCGTCAGATAGGCGATGAATGCGCAGCATAATAATGCGCCTGCGCCTTGCCCTATACGGCGTTTTTTGCTGAGGCACAGTGCGGTTAACAGCACGCTTGCCGCCAGCATGACCCAGTAGTCGCGCTGAAAAGCCTGAGGATTTAGTGCGCCCGGCGAGAGTAGTGCGGGTACGCCCAGAACTATCGCGATATTAAAAATATTTGAGCCAATCAGGTTGCCCAGTGCAATATCATCTTCCTTCTTCAAGGTTCCGACGATGGCGGTAGCAAGCTCAGGCAGGCTGGTGCCTATCGCCAATATGGTCAGCCCGATGGTCAATTCGCTGACGTTGAAGTAGCGCGCAATGACGGTGGCGTTATCTACCACCATACGGGCGGCCATCGGTAAAATAATTATGCCGAGAATCAGCCACAGCACGGCGACCATCTGGTTGCTGTCGTCCTGTGGGAGTTCCGCCAGCTGTTCGCGCGTTAGACTATCACCGCCTTCCCGCTGTGCCTGTTGCGCCATGCGGAGTATCAACACCAGACACAGAATGGCGGTGAAGAGCAGCATCACGCCGTCAGTGCGGCTTAGGTAGCTATCATGCAGTAAAACACCACACAATAAAGTGACGGACAACATGAGCGGCAACTCCCGGCGCAGGATGGCTGAATGTACCGTTAGCGGGCGAATGAGCGCTGCGCTGCCGAGAATGAGTAAAATATTGGTGATATTGGAACCCAGAACATTACCGACTGCCATGTCGTTCTGATCGTTTAAGGCAGCGGTAACAGAAACAATCAGCTCTGGCAATGAAGTGCCGAAGCCGACAATGGTGATGCCGATGACAAAGGGAGATAAGCCGAGAGAACGCGCAAGCACGGCTGCGCCATAGACAAGACGATCGGCACCGTAAACCAGTAAGAGCAAACCAACGAAAAAAAGTAGTGTTGCAAAAAGCATGCAGCGTCCTTTAATAGGATATATACCCTTCATACTTCAAGTTACATGTGCGTTGGCAATACTTGGCTTATCCCTGAGCTTCGCCTTCGCAGGCTTCCGTATGCGGCGTTCAAATAGGCTTAGCCGATTTGTCCTCACTCACCCCAGCCATTTATTGATGCCAGCGCTTGAGTATTCGTTGTGCCGCCGCCTTCCTGCAACTCGAATTATTTAATGTATAATCACTGGCTTGTTGCCGAATAAGCCAATATTTCTGGACGAATTTCGCGCAAAAAGCGTTTTTCTGTGATGAGTGCTAATTTTGACGGTGCTGGGCGAAAAAGTAAAATCTGTCGCAATAAGTAAAACCCAGTAACGGTTTATGCCGCCATTTTGGACAAGAACTTACGGTAAGTTTTTGTAAAACTCGCACCTTGATGAAAGTCAGCCGTTAGGCTGGAGTGAAAGACCTCTTTATGAGCGTACTGATGGGTAAGGAATGGAAATAATGAACCATGAGGCAACTAATCTGGTTGAGATCCGTGGTCTTAGCTTTCGGCGCGGAGAGCGAGAGATTTTTACGGACATCACGCTGAATGTTCCTAAAGGCAAGGTCACTGCGATTATGGGACCTTCTGGTATCGGTAAAACGACGCTGCTGCGCCTGATTGGCGGGCAGCTACCGCCGGATAGTGGTGGTATCTGGTTTGATGGTGAGAATATCCCGGCGCTGTCGCGCAGCGAACTGTACAACGCGCGTAAGAAAATGAGCATGTTGTTTCAGTCCGGGGCGTTATTCACCGATTTGAACGTGTTTGATAATGTCGCCTGGCCGCTACGTGAGCATACCCGACTGCCGGAATCGTTGCTGCGTAGCATCGTCATGATGAAGCTGGAAGCGGTGGGGTTACGCGGGGCGGCTGAACTGATGCCCGCAGAGCTTTCCGGTGGCATGGCGCGGCGTGCAGCGCTGGCGAGAGCCATTGCGCTTGACCCGCAGTTGATTATGTTTGATGAGCCTTTTGTCGGGCAGGATCCGATCACGCTGGGGACGCTGGTGAAGCTCATCGATGAGTTGAACCATGCATTGGGCGTGACCTGCATTGTGGTTTCTCACGATGTACCAGAGGTGATGAGCATCGCCGATTACGCGTATATCGTGGCCGATAAACGTGTGGTGGCAGAAGGGACGGCAGATGAACTGAGGGCGAACAATGACCCGCAGGTTCGTCAGTTCCTGGATGGCATCGCCGACGGGCCTGTGCCTTTCCGTTTTCCTGCTGGTGACTATAAAACGTCGCTGCTAGGTTCAGGGGGTTAACGCAGTCATGTTATTACGAACGTTGGCGTCGCTGGGGCGTCAGGGAATCTCCACCAGTGCCTCGTTTGGGCGCGCCGGACTGATGCTGTTTAATGCGCTGGTGGGTAAACCCGAATTCAGAAAACAGTGGCCGCTGTTGGTGAAACAACTTTACAGCGTTGGCGTGCAGTCGCTGCTTATCATCATGGTTTCCGGTCTGTTCATCGGCATGGTGCTGGGGTTGCAGGGCTATCTCATCCTGACGACTTACAGCGCCGAGGCCAGTCTAGGCATGATGGTGGCGCTGTCGCTGTTGCGTGAGCTTGGCCCGGTGGTGACGGCGCTGCTGTTCGCCGGACGTGCTGGGTCCGCGTTGACGGCGGAAATCGGCCTGATGAAGGCAACTGAGCAGCTTTCCAGTATGGAGATGATGGCGGTTGACCCGCTGCGCCGCGTTGTTGCACCGCGCTTCTGGGCGGGACTAATCAGCATGCCACTGCTGGCGGTCATTTTTGTCGCCGTGGGGATCTGGGGGGGAGCGTTAGTCGGTGTGGACTGGAAAGGTATCGATAGCGGGTTTTTCTGGTCCGCCATGCAGGGCGCAGTTGACTGGCGTCAGGATGTCTTGAACTGCGTGATTAAAAGTATCGTATTTGCGATTACCGTGACCTGGATTGCACTGTTTAACGGCTATGACGCGATTCCGACGTCTGAGGGGATCAGCCGTGCAACGACCCGAACCGTCGTGCACTCGTCGTTAGCGGTACTGGGATTGGATTTTGTGCTGACAGCACTGATGTTTGGGAACTGAGTCGATGCAAACAAAGAAAACTGAAGTCTGGGTTGGTGTGTTTATGTTGATCACGCTAGCCGCCATCCTTTTTTTATGCTTGAAAGTGGCCGATCTCAAATCGATTGGCAGTGAGCCAACGTACCGTCTGTACGCGACGTTTGACAACATTGGCGGGTTAAAATCGCGTTCTCCGATCCGCATTGGCGGTGTGGTCATCGGTCGTGTAGCGGATATCTCTCTGGATGAAAAAACGTATCTGCCACGCGTGGAGATGGATATTCAGCAGCGCTACGATCGTATTCCTGATACCAGCTCTCTGGCCATTCGTACCTCCGGCTTGCTGGGCGAACAGTATCTGGCACTGAACATTGGGTTTGAAGATGAGGAAATGGGCACGGCGATTCTGAAAGACGGTGGTGTGATTCAGGACACCAAGTCTGCCATGGTGCTTGAAGATCTCATCGGTCAATTCCTATATAAGAGCGGTAGCAATAGCGAAGATAATGCCGGTCAGTCGGGTACGGAGCTGGGTGCCAATCCTGCGGCAACGCCTGAGCACAACAACGAACCTGTTCCTTCACATCCATAAGAGGATATCTGCATGTTTAAACGTTTACTGATGGTGGCTTTACTGGTGGTCGCGCCATTAGCCAACGCGGCGGACCAAACGAATCCCTATAGTCTAATGAATGAAGCGGCGGAAAAAACGTTTAACCGCTTGAAGAACGAACAACCAAAGATCAAACAAAATCCTGACTATCTGCGTACGGTCGTACGTGAAGAGCTGCTGCCGTATGTTCAGGTGAGATACGCCGGTGCGTTGGTGCTGGGGCGTTACTATAAAGACGCGACACCGGCACAGCGTGATGCCTATTTCAAAGCGTTTGAAGCCTATCTGGAACAGGCCTACGGGCAGGCTTTGGCGATGTATAACGGGCAAACCTATCAAATTGTGTCGGGACAGCCGCTGGGCAATACTGATATCGTTTCCATTCGTGTCACTATCGTTGATAACGGTGGCCGCCCTCCGGTACGTCTGGATTTTCAATGGCGTAAGAATAGCCAAACCGGTCACTGGCAAGCGTTCGACATGATTGCCGAAGGTGTCAGTATGATCACCACTAAACAGAACGAGTGGGCGGCAGTAGTGCGCCAGAAAGGCGTTGATGGCCTGACTCAACTGCTGGAATCCTCAGCGAAGCAGACCATCACGTTGGATCAGAAAAAGTAATATGGGTGTGAACATGGCGAACGCATTGAACTGGCAGGCACAGGACTCCACGCTGGCGTTAATGGGCGATCTGGATCGTGAAACGCTGTTGCCGTTCTGGCAGCAGCGTGAATCGTTACTGGCGGGTAAAACTACGCTGGATGTGTCTGGATTAAACCGCGTTGATTCTGCTGGGTTGGCCTTGCTGATGCACGTTTATCAGCAGCCGCCTTCAGGCGGAGAGATAGCGATTGTCGGTGCCAGCGATCGGCTAAAAACGCTCATTGCGCTCTATAACCTGAATGAAATCATTCCTGTGTCTTAACCTGTCGCGCCGACGCCTGATTTCCCCTTCAGGCATCGGCGCATTCTTTGTTTAAGATAGCGCCATATTCATCTAAGATACCTCCCTGTAAATCATCTCCCCCAGACATAGAAATCGAGAGCGATGGAAAATAACGAAATTAAAGACGTGCTGATGAACGCATTGGCACTGGAAGAAGCCCATGTTTCTGGTGATGGCAGCCATTTTCAGGTCATCGTAGTGGGCGGACTTTTTGCTGGAATGAGCCGAGTAAAAAAACAGCAGGCTGTTTATGCGCCGCTGATGGAGTACATCGCGGATAACCGTATTCATGCGCTGTCGATCAAGGCTTATACGCCTGAAGAGTGGCAACGCGACCGTAAACTGAACGGCTTCTAAGTATTATTCCCCCCCTGCGAGTGGGAATAAACGGCCGGTATCAGTGTGACGACACATTGAATTAAGACATCGAGATACAAAGACTATGGATAAATTTCGTGTTCAGGGCCCAACCCGCTTAGCGGGGGAAGTGACCATTTCTGGCGCCAAGAATGCTGCGTTGCCCATCCTGTTCGCTGCGTTACTCGCAGAAGAGCCGGTAGAAATTCAGAACGTACCGAAACTGCGCGACATTGATACCACCATGAAGCTGCTGGGTCAGCTGGGTGCGCGCGTTGAGCGTAATGGTTCCGTACATGTGGATGCGAGCGATGTAAACGTGTTCTGTGCGCCGTACGATCTGGTGAAAACCATGCGTGCATCTATCTGGGCTTTAGGGCCACTGGTGGCGCGTTTTGGGCAAGGTCAGGTATCGCTGCCCGGCGGCTGCGCGATTGGTGCGCGCCCGGTAGATTTGCACATTTACGGTCTTGAGCAGCTCGGTGCGCAGATCGTACTGGAAGAAGGCTATGTCAAAGCGACGGTTGATGGCCGCCTGAAAGGTGCGCACATCGTGATGGACAAAGTGAGCGTAGGTGCCACGGTGACTGTCATGAGCGCGGCGACGCTGGCGGAAGGGACCACGATTATTGAAAACGCGGCGCGTGAACCCGAAATTGTCGATACGGCAAACTTCCTGAATACGCTGGGTGCGAAAATCAGCGGTGCAGGCACGGATAAAATCACCATTGAAGGTGTTGCGCGCCTAGGCGGCGGTGTCTACCGCGTGGTGCCTGACCGTATTGAAACTGGAACATTTCTGGTCGCGGCTGCAGTATCTCGCGGTCAGATTATCTGTCGCAATACTCGTCCTGATACGTTGGATGCAGTATTGGCGAAGCTGCGCGAAGCGGGCGCGGAGATCGAAATCGGCGAAGACTGGATCAGTCTGAATATGCACGGTAAGCGTCCAAAAGCGGTTACCGTTCGCACGTCACCGCATCCGGGGTTCCCGACGGATATGCAGGCACAGTTCAGCTTGCTGAACCTGGTCGCGGAAGGCACGGGTGTGATTACCGAAACCATCTTC
This region includes:
- the rnk gene encoding nucleoside diphosphate kinase regulator, whose translation is MTKPNLTISELDAERLDMLLEQPAFADSDIAQALNEELDRADILPSASIPSHVVTMNSRVRFRDLNTNEEHIRTLVYPAAVKDSKEPLSVMAPLGAALLGMHVGNSITWQLPNGEETRIEVLV
- the npr gene encoding PTS phosphocarrier protein NPr; translated protein: MTVRQTVEIKNKLGMHARPAMKLFELVQSFDAEVILRNDSGTEAEASSVIAMLMLDSAKGRLIEVEATGPDEEQALAAVIGLFEAGFDED
- the rapZ gene encoding RNase adapter RapZ; the protein is MVLMIVSGRSGSGKSVALRALEDMGFYCVDNLPVVLLPELANTLAARNISAAVSIDVRNMPESPEIFEHAMEQLPPSFSPQLLFLDADRNTLIRRYSDTRRLHPLSSKNLSLESAIDEESDLLEPLRSRADLIIDTSEMSVHELAEMLRTRLLGKRERELTMVFESFGFKHGIPIDADYVFDVRFLPNPHWDPKLRPMTGLDKPVASFLDRHTEVHNFIYQTRSYLELWLPMLETNNRSYLTVAIGCTGGKHRSVYVAEQLADYFRSRGKNVQSRHRTLEKRKPS
- the ptsN gene encoding PTS IIA-like nitrogen regulatory protein PtsN; this encodes MNLDPVLQLSTVLRPECTRSTVHCQSKKRALEIISELAAKQLNIPSQIIFDAILTRERMGSTGIGGGIAIPHGKLEDDNALGAIGVFIQLEQPIAFDAIDNQAVDLLFALLVPAEQCKTHLHTLSLVAKRLADKTVCRRLRAAQSDEELYQIMMEAD
- the hpf gene encoding ribosome hibernation promoting factor; the protein is MQLNITGHHIEITEPLRDFVNGKFAKLEQYFDRINQVNVVLRVEKVQQIAEATLHVNGGELHATSEAEDMYAAIDLLIDKLARQLNKHKDKLKQH
- the rpoN gene encoding RNA polymerase factor sigma-54: MKQGLQLRLSQQLAMTPQLQQAIRLLQLSTLELQQEIQLALESNPLLEQTDQHDEIESFEKVDSDSLDTGEALEQRDMPEELPLDATWDEIYSAGTPSGTGTDYRDEELPIYQGETTQTLQDYLMWQVELTPFSDTDAAIATSIVDAVDNTGYLTVPLQDILESIGDDDVTLEEVEAVLKRVQRFDPVGVAARDLRDCLLVQLSQFADDTPRLTEARLIVSDHLDLLANHDFRSLIRITRLKEEVLKEALALIQSLDPRPGQSINTGESEYVIPDVLIRKVQGVWVVELNTDSVPRLQINQQYAALGNSARNDSDGQFIRSNLQEARWLIKSLESRNDTLLKVTRSIVEQQQDFFEQGEEFMKPMVLADIAQAVDMHESTISRVTTQKFLHSPRGIFELKYFFSSHVNTDSGGEASSTAIRALVKKLIAAENPVKPLSDSKLTALLSDQGIIVARRTVAKYRESLSIPPSNQRKQLI
- the lptB gene encoding LPS export ABC transporter ATP-binding protein, translating into MATLTAENLAKAYKGRKVVENVSLTVNSGEIVGLLGPNGAGKTTTFYMVVGIVPRDEGRIVIDDDDISLLPLHERALRGIGYLPQEASIFRRLSVYDNLMAVLQIRKDLTTEQQEDRANELMEEFHIIHLRDSLGQSLSGGERRRVEIARALAANPKFILLDEPFAGVDPISVLDIKKIIEHLRDSGLGVLITDHNVRETLDVCERAYIVSQGNLIAHGSPTDILADEQVKRVYLGEGFRL
- the lptA gene encoding lipopolysaccharide ABC transporter substrate-binding protein LptA, which produces MKSKTNNLMRNTLIASSLFAVSISAFAVTGDSNQPIRIDSAQQSLDMQGNTVTFTGNVVVKQGTIEVKADKVVVTRPQGTQGSEVVEGYGNPVTFYQMQDNGKPVKGHAQKIRYELATDFLVLTGNAYLEQQDSNVKGDRITYLVKQQQMEATSDKGKRVTTVLVPSQLQEKENKSQPSRSQQPQPRVTE
- the lptC gene encoding LPS export ABC transporter periplasmic protein LptC, which codes for MSKTKRWLTAFLALLVLILIGWNIADDDTVTAPDANDPAVPVYTSEKTNTQVYSPAGKLSYRLISEKAEYFNDEQLSWFTTPVATLFNEQGTATWSVRADRAKLTKDKMLYLYGNVEVNSLAKDTQLQRITTNNAQVNLVTQDVSSDDEVTLYGASFTSSGMKMRGNLRNKTAELIEKVKTSYEIQNQ